The genomic window ATGGTCAAAACCGTCGCGGCAGCAGAGGTCGCCTGGTAGCGACGGCGCAGCGCTATCGTCCCCATGAACCTCCACCTGCTCTATCAGCACAGCCCTGAGCACGTTTGGAGAGTTTCGCCGGGCTTTGCCCAGACCGTAGCCGGTCTTTTGGATAGATCCGGCCGGTATGGAGCCGAATTCGTCTACAAAGGTCGAAAGCAGCAAAGCTCCCGTGGGCGTGGTAAGTTCCCCTTCCTCACCCCTGGAATATACCGGCATTCCCTTGAGTATTTCCATGGTGGCCGGTGCGGGGACCGGAAGGATTCCGTGGGCGCATTTTACTGTGCCGGAACCCACATTGACCGAAGAAGCATAGACTCTATCGGGCTTTAGCATATCCATCAGGATGCATCCACCCACTATGTCCACTATGGAATCAACGGCCCCCACCTCATGGAAGTGGATTTGCTCCGGAGATTTGCCGTGGATTTTACCTTCGGCCATGGCAAGCTTCAAAAAAGCCTCCTTGCTCTTTTGCTTTACCTCAGGTTTGAGGCCGCTGCTGTCGATTATTTCATATATGTGCTTCAACCCTCGATGAGGGTGGTGTTCGTGGGCTTTAACGCATACATCGGTCCCGGCAACACCGCCGTTTTCTGATTTCTTTATTTCCACTTCGTAACCTTCCAGGGGCAGTTTGTGCAGCTCGTCCAAAAAAATTTTTTCATCCAGGCCCAGGTCCAGCATAGCCCCCAGGAACATGTCCCCGCTGATGCCGGAAAAACAATCAAGATACAATGTTTTCATGTCATTTCGGGTACGTTTTGAAACGCCCCCCCGACCTCCTTTTCCTCGAAATCCAACTTCTGCTGTTCTTGCATCTGTTCTTTCAAATATGAATCTATCCTGCTGTAAGACAGCTTTACATATTTTTCCTCTATGTCATACCCGACATAATGCCTCTGACATTTCAACGCCGCAAGGCATGTAGTTCCGCTTCCGCAGAATGGATCTAAAATTATATCTCCTTTGAATGAGTAT from Biomaibacter acetigenes includes these protein-coding regions:
- the larC gene encoding nickel pincer cofactor biosynthesis protein LarC: MKTLYLDCFSGISGDMFLGAMLDLGLDEKIFLDELHKLPLEGYEVEIKKSENGGVAGTDVCVKAHEHHPHRGLKHIYEIIDSSGLKPEVKQKSKEAFLKLAMAEGKIHGKSPEQIHFHEVGAVDSIVDIVGGCILMDMLKPDRVYASSVNVGSGTVKCAHGILPVPAPATMEILKGMPVYSRGEEGELTTPTGALLLSTFVDEFGSIPAGSIQKTGYGLGKARRNSPNVLRAVLIEQVEVHGDDSAAPSLPGDLCCRDGFDHDRVAVLEANIDDMNPQLYDEVMECLFEKGALDVYLTPIIMKKTRPAVKLTCICPEDKKGLLIKAMLENTTTLGVREIEMARTKLFREIKKVNTSLGEIHVKISKRGNKVIRMSPEYEDLKRLAKQKERPLAEVWGEVLKEIEPDDQR